From a region of the Methanolinea sp. genome:
- a CDS encoding 16S ribosomal RNA methyltransferase A — MTVPKDQHFLVNEHAIRKIADIIKPEDRVMLEIGPGRGALTRALLDRGGSVNAVEIDSALIEELELIFSDEIQGGRLTLTHGDAARCALPPFQVVVSNLPYSASSKITFRLLDIGFEEAVLMYQAEFARRMIAPAGTPECGRLSIMVQTYCCVERCFDLPPQYFSPKPQVRSTVVKLIPRGPIFPISDKKRYADVVRALFAHRRKTVRNCLRNSRGLLAPDVAALMLERLPEEILSSRPEALFLEDFATITNVVSE; from the coding sequence ATGACTGTCCCGAAGGACCAGCATTTCCTGGTCAATGAGCATGCCATCAGGAAGATTGCCGATATCATCAAGCCTGAAGACCGGGTGATGCTGGAGATCGGCCCGGGGAGGGGAGCGCTTACGCGGGCGCTTCTCGACAGGGGTGGCAGCGTTAACGCCGTGGAGATCGATTCTGCGCTCATCGAAGAGCTGGAACTCATCTTTTCTGATGAGATACAGGGTGGACGGCTGACGCTCACCCATGGCGATGCTGCCCGCTGCGCCCTCCCGCCTTTTCAGGTGGTGGTCTCAAACCTCCCGTACTCAGCGTCTTCGAAGATAACCTTCCGGCTGCTCGATATCGGGTTTGAAGAGGCGGTCCTGATGTACCAGGCCGAGTTCGCCCGCCGCATGATCGCTCCGGCCGGGACCCCGGAGTGCGGCCGCCTCTCCATCATGGTCCAGACCTACTGCTGCGTGGAACGCTGCTTCGACCTCCCGCCCCAGTACTTCTCCCCCAAACCCCAGGTTCGGTCTACCGTGGTCAAGCTCATTCCCCGTGGCCCGATCTTTCCCATATCCGATAAAAAACGCTATGCGGATGTGGTCCGTGCCCTGTTTGCCCACAGGAGAAAGACGGTCAGGAACTGTCTCCGGAATTCCCGGGGGCTGCTTGCCCCGGATGTCGCGGCGCTGATGCTCGAGCGGCTCCCCGAAGAGATCCTTTCCTCCCGTCCCGAGGCGCTCTTCCTGGAGGATTTCGCCACCATCACCAATGTGGTGTCAGAATGA
- a CDS encoding RNA polymerase Rpb4 family protein — MKVKAIRSEEKVTLSEVRKILAEVEAERLAAGKEMSYELRRSIEHANTLAKMPPEDSRVLVDELQKLEKMKPDIAFRIANIAPRTRDELRAVYAKEKFSLTGEELDRILELVASHL, encoded by the coding sequence ATGAAGGTGAAGGCGATACGGAGCGAAGAAAAGGTAACCCTCTCCGAGGTACGAAAAATATTGGCAGAGGTGGAAGCCGAACGACTCGCCGCCGGAAAGGAAATGTCATACGAGCTTCGCAGGAGCATCGAGCATGCCAACACGCTCGCAAAAATGCCGCCGGAGGATTCCAGGGTTCTTGTCGATGAACTCCAGAAGCTCGAGAAGATGAAACCGGATATCGCGTTCCGGATCGCCAATATCGCTCCCCGGACAAGGGACGAGCTGCGGGCCGTCTATGCCAAGGAAAAATTCTCCCTGACCGGGGAGGAACTGGACAGGATCCTCGAGCTGGTTGCTTCACATCTCTGA
- a CDS encoding methyltransferase, with protein sequence MTTSQVYPVKEDTLLLLEAAISECRPGERVLELGCGSGHIACHLSRIADVIATDINPFAVRAAHALGIEVVRADLFAGICGQFNLVIFNPPYLPTAPEDRIDDWMEFALDGGPDGKVVIARFIQDAGRVLAPGGRFLVLVSSLTGITETCALIEKEGFSREVVARMRIEGEDLVVVKGYKVKNEGGFVW encoded by the coding sequence ATGACCACCTCCCAGGTGTATCCTGTGAAAGAGGATACGCTCCTTCTCCTCGAGGCAGCCATTTCCGAGTGCCGGCCGGGTGAGCGTGTCCTCGAGCTTGGATGCGGCAGCGGGCATATCGCCTGCCACCTCTCCCGGATCGCAGATGTCATTGCCACGGATATAAATCCGTTTGCCGTCCGGGCAGCCCATGCGCTCGGCATAGAAGTGGTCCGGGCCGATCTCTTTGCAGGAATTTGCGGGCAGTTCAATCTCGTCATCTTCAACCCCCCCTACCTCCCCACCGCTCCCGAGGATCGAATAGACGACTGGATGGAGTTTGCACTCGATGGGGGTCCTGACGGGAAGGTGGTAATTGCCCGGTTCATCCAGGATGCCGGGAGGGTGCTGGCTCCAGGTGGCCGGTTCCTGGTGCTGGTCTCATCCCTGACCGGGATTACCGAAACCTGTGCTCTCATCGAAAAAGAGGGCTTCAGCAGGGAAGTGGTTGCACGGATGCGGATCGAAGGTGAGGACCTGGTTGTGGTGAAGGGATACAAGGTAAAAAACGAGGGAGGTTTTGTGTGGTGA
- a CDS encoding DUF655 domain-containing protein, which yields MKTDSKEVNAIVLDVLQKGHPDDPRPVFKREPIVQAIGVSQFKLLELVPKSMDIQIHDNVYIGDGERDKIERVKRRISYEELTHTAKVELPFVIEKLVAEKEQEFVQFFNKSISITPKLHMLHLLPGIGKKLMWEILAEREKKPFTSFAEISQRIKSIPHPNKMVVNRILEELEDPNTKYHVFTSR from the coding sequence ATGAAAACAGACAGTAAAGAGGTCAACGCCATAGTGCTCGATGTCCTCCAGAAGGGCCATCCCGACGATCCCCGTCCGGTATTCAAGCGCGAACCGATCGTCCAGGCAATCGGGGTCAGCCAGTTCAAGCTGCTGGAACTGGTGCCGAAATCGATGGACATCCAGATCCACGATAATGTCTATATCGGGGACGGCGAGCGAGACAAAATCGAGCGGGTCAAGCGCCGTATCTCCTACGAGGAGCTGACCCATACGGCGAAGGTGGAGCTGCCGTTCGTGATCGAGAAGCTCGTTGCCGAGAAGGAACAGGAATTCGTGCAGTTTTTCAATAAATCAATATCGATAACCCCTAAACTCCACATGCTCCACCTCCTCCCGGGCATTGGCAAGAAGCTGATGTGGGAGATTCTCGCTGAGCGGGAGAAGAAGCCGTTTACTTCATTTGCCGAAATCAGCCAGAGGATCAAATCGATTCCACACCCCAACAAGATGGTGGTGAACCGGATCCTCGAGGAGCTGGAAGATCCGAATACCAAGTACCATGTCTTCACATCACGATGA
- a CDS encoding 50S ribosomal protein L21e: MAHHNGPRKKTRYKLKKDIRRRGILPVTSLIQRFEPGQKVHVVCEPSTQKGMPHHRFHGKTGTVLGQRGRAWILRVRDGDKDKIVIARPQHLKAQK; encoded by the coding sequence ATGGCACACCACAATGGACCAAGAAAGAAGACACGGTACAAATTAAAGAAAGACATAAGACGACGGGGAATCCTCCCGGTCACATCCCTTATCCAGAGGTTTGAGCCCGGCCAGAAGGTCCATGTCGTCTGCGAACCGAGTACCCAGAAGGGCATGCCTCACCACCGGTTCCACGGTAAGACCGGGACGGTGCTTGGACAGCGGGGCCGTGCCTGGATACTCCGGGTCCGCGATGGCGATAAGGATAAGATCGTCATCGCCAGACCGCAACATCTAAAAGCACAAAAGTAA
- a CDS encoding 2-oxoacid:ferredoxin oxidoreductase subunit beta has translation MNQTLITDAQNTWCPGCGNFTIQFALRNAIQGLVDDGVPLETIVLVTGIGCHAKMADYLNINSFYSIHGRTIPVATGIKLANPELTVLCCAGDGDAYAEGLDHLVFAAKRNSHITVIVHNNRVYGLTTGQYTPTSPLGFKGRSTPGGTVELPFNPLSLMLISGAGFIARGTSRRMKELEGLISQGLRHRGFAFIDVLQVCASYFNASELYDRQGYALSGHDPTDFEAACHKAQEWDYNRDAPIPFGLFFRQEKPVFEEQYPHQGLTRTDREKAIRAILDKKR, from the coding sequence ATGAACCAGACGCTGATAACCGATGCACAGAACACCTGGTGCCCGGGGTGCGGCAACTTCACCATCCAGTTTGCCCTCCGCAACGCCATCCAGGGCCTCGTGGACGATGGTGTCCCGCTCGAGACCATCGTGCTCGTGACCGGGATCGGGTGTCATGCCAAGATGGCCGATTACCTGAACATCAACAGCTTCTACTCCATACATGGGCGGACCATCCCTGTCGCTACCGGAATCAAACTTGCCAACCCCGAGCTCACCGTTCTCTGCTGTGCCGGGGACGGCGACGCCTATGCCGAAGGACTGGATCACCTCGTTTTTGCCGCAAAGCGGAATTCCCATATAACCGTCATCGTCCATAACAACCGCGTATACGGACTGACCACAGGCCAGTATACTCCCACCTCGCCGCTCGGTTTCAAGGGGCGTTCCACTCCGGGAGGGACCGTGGAACTTCCCTTCAACCCTTTATCGCTGATGCTGATCAGCGGGGCAGGCTTCATCGCACGAGGTACCAGCAGGAGGATGAAGGAACTGGAGGGCCTCATCTCTCAGGGGTTGCGGCACCGGGGATTCGCATTTATCGATGTGCTCCAGGTCTGTGCAAGCTACTTCAACGCAAGCGAGCTCTACGACCGGCAGGGGTATGCTCTTTCCGGTCACGATCCGACGGATTTTGAAGCTGCATGCCACAAGGCGCAGGAATGGGACTACAACAGGGACGCCCCGATTCCATTCGGCCTCTTCTTCAGGCAGGAAAAACCAGTCTTTGAAGAGCAGTATCCCCATCAAGGCCTGACCCGGACGGACCGTGAGAAGGCAATCCGGGCCATCCTTGACAAGAAGAGGTGA
- a CDS encoding DUF2179 domain-containing protein: MTAPPVSADIFAWVVLPSMIFFFRICDVSLGTLRVIFIARGFKYIAPVIGFFEVIIWLVAIGQVMSNISNIASYIAYGGGFAAGTFIGMKVEERLRLGTVIVRVISPEDVTPLVAYLRQRSFGVTIADGEGSKGKVKIILSVIKRQDLEEVVTGVRHYLPKAFYSVEDVKSVAEGIFPEQRSALLLFGYRDPFGYFRKGK, from the coding sequence ATGACGGCACCGCCAGTGTCTGCTGACATCTTCGCATGGGTGGTACTCCCTTCCATGATCTTTTTTTTCCGAATCTGCGATGTTAGCCTTGGGACATTGCGGGTCATCTTTATCGCGCGGGGCTTCAAATACATCGCCCCCGTTATTGGCTTTTTCGAAGTGATCATCTGGCTGGTCGCCATCGGCCAGGTGATGTCCAATATCAGCAATATCGCCTCCTACATTGCCTACGGTGGAGGATTTGCCGCAGGGACGTTCATAGGCATGAAGGTCGAGGAGCGCCTTCGCCTGGGGACCGTAATAGTCCGGGTGATATCCCCAGAGGATGTCACCCCGCTGGTCGCTTACCTGCGTCAGCGGAGCTTCGGGGTCACGATCGCAGACGGAGAGGGATCGAAGGGAAAGGTAAAGATTATTCTCTCGGTGATAAAGCGCCAGGATCTCGAAGAAGTTGTCACTGGCGTGAGACATTATCTCCCGAAAGCATTTTACTCCGTTGAAGATGTTAAGTCAGTCGCTGAAGGGATCTTCCCGGAGCAACGATCGGCTCTCCTCCTTTTTGGTTACCGCGATCCTTTCGGTTACTTCAGGAAGGGTAAATAG
- a CDS encoding SOS response-associated peptidase, giving the protein MPTCGRFTITVTIGLPERFGVAGTEVQIEPRYNIAPSQSVPVIFFEEEGGRLMAEMVWGLVPHWAREPAVVRRSINARCESLAERPSFRDPLKYTRCLVPVNGFYEWKKAGKTAYPYYIHRKDNRLMAIAGLYDIWKAHDGRTLRTFTIITTEPNSLVSCYHDRMPALLREEDESRWLEPGRIPAGTLRELLKPYPAELLEAYRVSGRVNDPSAEGEDLVRRIPDGTLLV; this is encoded by the coding sequence ATACCTACGTGCGGACGCTTCACCATCACTGTGACCATCGGGCTCCCGGAGCGGTTCGGGGTTGCTGGAACAGAGGTCCAGATTGAGCCCCGTTACAACATCGCTCCCTCACAATCGGTCCCGGTCATTTTTTTTGAGGAGGAGGGCGGGCGGCTCATGGCGGAAATGGTCTGGGGTCTTGTCCCCCACTGGGCGCGTGAACCGGCCGTTGTCCGACGCTCCATCAATGCCCGGTGCGAGAGCCTGGCAGAGCGGCCATCGTTCCGGGATCCATTGAAGTATACCCGCTGCCTGGTCCCGGTAAACGGGTTCTATGAGTGGAAAAAGGCCGGAAAAACGGCGTATCCCTATTACATCCACCGGAAGGACAACCGACTCATGGCGATTGCCGGACTGTACGACATCTGGAAGGCCCACGATGGAAGGACGCTTCGGACCTTCACGATTATCACCACAGAGCCAAACAGTCTTGTCTCCTGTTACCATGATCGGATGCCTGCGCTGCTTCGGGAAGAGGATGAGAGCCGGTGGCTTGAACCCGGCCGAATCCCTGCCGGAACACTCCGGGAACTCCTCAAACCCTATCCCGCAGAGTTGCTTGAAGCTTACCGGGTCTCCGGCAGGGTGAACGACCCGTCAGCTGAAGGTGAAGACCTGGTAAGGAGGATCCCTGACGGCACCCTGCTGGTCTGA
- a CDS encoding KamA family radical SAM protein gives MKNPKYLISLDQLKRLALKERIRLEEVTRKFAFRTNEYYASLIDWDEPEDPIRKIVIPDTRELEEWGALDASSEKTYTVAPGVQHKYPQTALFLVVDACGSFCRFCFRKRLFMNRADETVRDYSQGIEYVRKHPEITNILLTGGDPLILATSRLSSLIGRLRSIKHVKIIRIGSKMVAFNPFRILNDPPLLDMVRTYSTKEKRIYIMAHFNHPRELTSQAIEALDRLRDAGAIIVNQTPLIRGINSDPKVLTELFRKLSFIGVPPYYVFQCRPTLGNRHFELPLEKAYEIFERAKIGCSGLAKRARFVMSHASGKIEVVGKSSDAVYFKYHQAAYPPDAGRFMVFRSNPSAFWFDDYEELIDDFRISGNEDEDLPAFPFGGKISDNSRVTG, from the coding sequence ATGAAGAATCCAAAGTATCTTATCAGTCTTGATCAGCTCAAACGGCTTGCGCTCAAAGAACGTATCCGCCTTGAAGAGGTTACCCGGAAATTTGCCTTCAGAACGAATGAATACTATGCATCCCTGATCGATTGGGACGAACCTGAGGATCCTATCAGAAAGATCGTGATCCCGGATACCAGGGAGCTGGAAGAGTGGGGAGCCCTTGATGCTTCATCGGAAAAGACCTATACCGTCGCGCCGGGAGTACAACACAAATACCCGCAGACCGCCCTTTTCCTCGTTGTTGATGCGTGCGGCTCGTTCTGCCGGTTCTGCTTCAGGAAACGACTATTTATGAACAGGGCCGATGAAACTGTCCGCGATTATTCCCAGGGAATCGAGTATGTCAGGAAGCATCCCGAAATCACCAATATCCTGCTCACCGGAGGGGACCCGCTTATCCTTGCAACAAGCCGGCTTTCGTCGCTCATTGGACGTCTCCGGTCGATAAAACACGTGAAAATAATCAGAATCGGGAGCAAGATGGTCGCATTCAACCCGTTCCGGATCCTGAATGACCCTCCTCTCCTTGATATGGTACGGACATATTCCACAAAGGAGAAACGAATCTACATCATGGCCCACTTCAACCATCCCCGGGAACTCACCTCCCAGGCAATCGAAGCACTTGACCGCCTCCGTGACGCCGGGGCTATCATCGTCAACCAGACCCCACTCATCCGGGGGATTAACAGCGATCCGAAAGTCCTCACCGAACTTTTCCGCAAGCTTTCATTCATCGGCGTCCCGCCATACTACGTTTTCCAATGCCGGCCGACACTTGGAAACCGGCATTTCGAGCTGCCACTCGAAAAAGCATACGAAATATTCGAACGGGCAAAGATCGGCTGTTCGGGGTTGGCCAAGCGTGCCCGCTTTGTGATGTCGCATGCATCCGGCAAGATCGAGGTTGTCGGTAAATCGTCCGACGCCGTCTACTTCAAGTATCACCAGGCGGCATACCCCCCGGATGCGGGACGATTCATGGTTTTCCGGAGCAATCCATCAGCATTCTGGTTCGATGACTACGAAGAGCTCATCGATGATTTCCGGATCTCCGGCAACGAGGATGAGGACTTACCGGCCTTCCCGTTCGGGGGAAAAATCTCCGATAACTCCCGCGTGACAGGGTAG
- a CDS encoding HAD family hydrolase — protein MPGDGISSLIFDMDNTLFDLVGAKMRACGRVSEHCRVGSAGELFSFFLRKAGGFEDPENIRDFLDHHGCYSEDVFQHCTEIYKREKLRDLAPYPGVRETLRLLADAGFRMALVTDAHLPDTCARLSHTGLAEFFDPVVTYEVTRAHKPSTLPFLSALLQLRATARETVLIGDSPVRDIAPGVILGMTTVYARYGDRFPRTGQDGGAHYAIDDFRDLAGILGLPLYDTGHGQVG, from the coding sequence ATGCCGGGGGATGGAATCTCGTCGCTCATTTTTGACATGGATAATACCCTTTTTGACCTGGTGGGGGCGAAGATGCGGGCCTGTGGCCGGGTTTCGGAGCACTGCAGGGTGGGTTCTGCCGGAGAACTCTTTTCCTTCTTTCTCCGCAAGGCAGGAGGCTTCGAAGACCCGGAAAACATCAGGGACTTTTTAGACCACCACGGGTGCTATAGCGAAGATGTTTTCCAGCATTGCACGGAAATTTATAAGAGAGAGAAGCTTCGTGATCTCGCCCCCTACCCCGGGGTCAGGGAGACGCTCCGGCTGCTTGCAGATGCCGGGTTCCGGATGGCCCTTGTGACCGATGCTCATCTCCCGGACACGTGTGCCCGGCTGAGTCATACCGGTCTTGCAGAATTTTTCGATCCGGTCGTGACCTACGAAGTTACCCGTGCCCATAAACCAAGCACGCTCCCATTTCTCTCCGCGCTCCTGCAGTTGAGGGCAACTGCACGGGAGACTGTTCTCATCGGTGACAGTCCGGTCCGGGACATCGCCCCGGGGGTGATACTCGGGATGACCACGGTCTATGCCCGGTATGGCGACCGGTTCCCCCGCACCGGGCAGGATGGCGGTGCCCACTATGCTATCGATGACTTCCGGGACCTTGCCGGTATCCTGGGCCTTCCCCTTTATGACACCGGGCATGGCCAGGTCGGGTGA
- a CDS encoding MBL fold metallo-hydrolase, producing the protein MILKKITSEGLSHNSYFISAGGHAAVVDPRRDVDEYLDLARKEEARIEYIFETHRNEDYVIGSLELAARSGALILHGHQMDFAYGKPVKEGDCFRLGPIELKVLETPGHTMESISVVLTDHDVSQLPSGVFTGDTLFAGDAGRTDFFGEKKRPQVSAMLYDSITQKLLPLGDQTVIFPAHGAGSICGSEISDREFSTIGYEKKANPLLALSREEFIRRKVTEHHYLPPYFRMMEKYNQEGAPVVHHLPDPKPFGVEELRESQSSAQIVDIRSPTSFATGHIPGSLSIWREGLPEFMGWFLNYGDPIILVDDFNCNLGEITRHFMRLGYDNFAGYLAGGFPAWLSSAAPIGKIAAWTVHELARRRETSDIFLLDVRDIKNVNRTGIIPGAHHIYIGELPQKISEVPESGQVTVYCDVGFKGSLGASILARNGYKDIANILGGITAWKSAGLPVAKPP; encoded by the coding sequence ATGATTCTGAAAAAGATTACTTCGGAAGGGCTCTCTCACAACTCCTACTTCATCAGTGCCGGGGGGCATGCTGCCGTTGTCGATCCAAGGCGCGATGTCGATGAGTACCTGGATCTCGCACGAAAAGAAGAAGCGCGGATCGAATATATCTTCGAGACCCACCGGAACGAGGACTACGTCATCGGCTCGCTCGAACTTGCCGCCCGGAGCGGTGCTTTGATCCTCCATGGGCACCAGATGGACTTTGCCTATGGCAAACCGGTGAAGGAGGGGGACTGTTTCCGCCTTGGTCCGATCGAACTGAAGGTACTCGAAACACCCGGACATACCATGGAAAGCATATCTGTGGTGCTGACCGACCACGATGTCTCCCAGCTCCCCTCCGGGGTCTTTACCGGCGATACGCTTTTTGCCGGAGATGCGGGGAGGACCGATTTCTTTGGCGAGAAGAAACGGCCCCAGGTATCAGCGATGCTCTACGATAGTATCACACAAAAACTCCTTCCGCTTGGCGACCAGACCGTCATCTTCCCTGCCCATGGAGCCGGCTCGATCTGCGGATCGGAGATCAGCGACCGCGAGTTCTCCACCATTGGCTATGAGAAGAAGGCCAACCCTCTCCTGGCACTTTCCCGCGAGGAGTTCATCAGGAGAAAGGTGACCGAGCACCACTACCTCCCTCCCTACTTCAGGATGATGGAGAAGTATAACCAGGAGGGCGCGCCCGTCGTCCACCATCTGCCTGACCCGAAGCCATTCGGGGTTGAGGAGCTTCGGGAAAGCCAGAGCAGTGCGCAGATCGTGGATATCCGGTCCCCGACATCCTTTGCCACAGGACACATCCCTGGATCCCTCTCAATCTGGAGAGAAGGTCTCCCGGAGTTCATGGGCTGGTTCCTGAATTATGGGGATCCAATAATCCTTGTTGATGATTTCAACTGCAATCTTGGAGAAATAACCAGGCACTTCATGCGGCTTGGCTACGATAACTTTGCAGGATACCTTGCCGGTGGATTTCCGGCATGGCTGAGTTCGGCTGCACCAATCGGAAAGATTGCTGCCTGGACAGTCCATGAACTGGCCAGAAGACGGGAGACATCTGACATCTTCCTTCTCGATGTGAGGGACATCAAAAACGTCAACCGCACCGGGATCATTCCGGGAGCGCACCATATTTATATCGGAGAGCTTCCCCAAAAGATATCCGAGGTGCCGGAAAGCGGCCAGGTTACCGTGTACTGCGATGTGGGGTTCAAAGGGTCGCTGGGAGCAAGCATCCTTGCCCGGAACGGGTACAAGGACATTGCCAATATCCTCGGTGGTATAACGGCTTGGAAGAGCGCAGGGTTGCCGGTCGCAAAGCCACCCTGA
- a CDS encoding 2-oxoacid:acceptor oxidoreductase family protein, with the protein MADLSVLTGGRAGDGINSAGLLVSHLLNRMGYFSYMYFDYPSLIKGGHNFTITRAADMPIGACRERIDIVLALNQDTINFHRDLMHDETVVVFDSGRATADGQGVPVQDILREEQAPAVMGNSCMIGAFSGVTGIPFTVVEEVFSRQIPRGLDKNIAVARRGYDTVKQVHTIEPGAGEPLPLVSGNEAIGLGLLHGGLDAFVAYPMTPTSNLLHFLAGMAGEHHLTVVHPENEIAVILMAHGLAYAGKKAAVGTSGGGFCLMTESFSMAGTNEVPVVVVMGQRTGPSTGLPTYTGQTDLHFMLHAGQGEFPRLVVAPGDINQACVWSARALSLAWTCQVPAIILTDKTLCEGTAPLLDGAFPPLPAEEDPDVPAGSPYRRYSFTGNGISPMLHPPVPGSMVKVNSYVHDEAGITTERADLTARMTEKRLLKEETLRARTATLSPVEVFGGDRNPVTLLCWGSTLSGCREVAGTLGFRVVQPVVLSPFPGEQLRESLSGSERIIAVEENALGQLVMLCARNGIGVDATVLKYDGRPFAIEELERRLSEVT; encoded by the coding sequence ATGGCTGACCTGTCGGTTCTCACAGGGGGCAGGGCCGGGGATGGCATCAACAGTGCCGGGCTGCTCGTCTCTCATCTTCTCAACCGGATGGGATATTTCTCGTACATGTATTTCGATTACCCGTCACTTATCAAGGGAGGGCACAACTTTACCATCACGCGGGCGGCCGATATGCCGATCGGTGCATGCCGGGAACGGATCGATATTGTGCTTGCCCTGAACCAGGACACCATCAATTTCCATCGTGATCTCATGCATGACGAAACAGTGGTGGTATTCGATAGTGGAAGAGCGACCGCGGACGGGCAGGGCGTTCCGGTGCAGGACATCCTCCGCGAGGAGCAGGCTCCCGCAGTAATGGGAAATTCATGCATGATTGGGGCATTTTCCGGTGTTACCGGTATACCGTTCACCGTGGTGGAGGAGGTGTTTTCGCGACAGATCCCGCGGGGGCTTGACAAAAATATCGCGGTTGCCCGGAGAGGATACGATACGGTGAAACAGGTGCATACCATAGAGCCGGGGGCTGGAGAGCCCCTCCCCCTTGTCTCGGGGAACGAAGCGATCGGCCTCGGTCTCCTGCACGGAGGCCTCGATGCATTTGTTGCCTACCCGATGACACCGACCTCAAACCTCCTCCACTTCCTGGCAGGGATGGCAGGAGAGCATCACCTGACCGTGGTACATCCGGAGAACGAGATAGCGGTCATCCTGATGGCCCATGGTCTAGCCTATGCTGGAAAAAAAGCAGCGGTCGGGACTTCCGGCGGAGGGTTTTGCCTGATGACCGAGAGCTTCTCCATGGCCGGGACAAACGAGGTACCGGTTGTGGTGGTCATGGGGCAGCGGACCGGCCCGAGCACCGGGCTTCCCACCTACACCGGTCAGACCGATCTTCATTTCATGCTCCATGCAGGCCAGGGAGAGTTCCCCCGGCTGGTGGTAGCTCCCGGTGATATTAACCAGGCTTGTGTCTGGTCAGCCCGGGCGCTCTCTCTTGCCTGGACATGCCAGGTCCCGGCCATTATCCTGACAGACAAGACGCTCTGCGAAGGGACAGCCCCTCTCCTGGATGGGGCATTTCCACCCCTCCCTGCCGAAGAAGATCCGGATGTTCCTGCCGGAAGCCCCTATCGCCGCTATTCCTTTACCGGAAACGGGATCTCCCCGATGCTTCATCCCCCGGTCCCCGGCTCCATGGTTAAGGTAAACAGCTACGTTCACGATGAAGCAGGAATAACCACCGAGCGGGCCGATCTCACCGCCAGGATGACCGAGAAGCGGCTTTTAAAGGAAGAGACTCTTCGTGCCCGGACCGCAACCCTATCGCCCGTGGAAGTATTCGGCGGCGATCGTAATCCTGTCACCCTCCTGTGCTGGGGCTCCACGCTATCTGGCTGTCGTGAAGTTGCCGGAACCCTGGGCTTCCGTGTTGTCCAACCGGTAGTGCTCTCCCCCTTTCCCGGCGAGCAGCTGAGGGAATCCCTTTCCGGATCAGAGCGAATCATCGCGGTTGAGGAGAATGCGCTCGGCCAGCTGGTAATGCTCTGCGCCCGGAACGGGATTGGAGTTGACGCGACCGTCCTGAAGTATGATGGCCGGCCATTTGCCATAGAAGAGCTGGAGCGCAGGCTTTCGGAGGTGACCTGA